One Hyphomicrobium sp. CS1GBMeth3 DNA window includes the following coding sequences:
- the sfsA gene encoding DNA/RNA nuclease SfsA translates to MQFPSPLVRGRLLKRYKRFLADVSLDTGEIVTATCPNTGSMMGLAVPGAIVWLSVSASPARKYAHTWELVEADLGSGPVLVGINTNHPNRLVTEAITAGQIPELAGYATLRREVKYGLSSRIDILLEDPGKGLAYVEIKNVHLSRNDGLAEFPDSVTERGVKHLVELGNMVAAGHRAVMLYLIQRADAQSFTFAADIDPRYAAAFQVAREAGVEAIAYACELSPAEITVARRVPLRF, encoded by the coding sequence ATGCAATTCCCTTCCCCCCTCGTCCGCGGTCGCCTCCTCAAGCGCTACAAGCGGTTCCTAGCCGACGTGAGCCTCGATACGGGCGAGATCGTCACCGCCACCTGCCCGAACACGGGCTCCATGATGGGCCTCGCCGTGCCGGGCGCCATCGTCTGGCTCTCGGTCAGCGCCAGCCCAGCGCGCAAGTATGCGCACACTTGGGAGCTGGTCGAGGCCGACCTGGGCAGCGGCCCGGTGCTGGTCGGCATCAACACCAACCACCCCAACCGCCTCGTCACCGAGGCCATAACGGCGGGCCAAATCCCCGAACTTGCGGGCTACGCCACCCTCCGGCGCGAGGTGAAATACGGCCTCTCGAGCCGCATCGACATCCTGCTCGAAGACCCCGGCAAGGGCCTAGCCTACGTCGAGATCAAGAACGTGCACTTGTCGCGCAACGATGGCCTCGCCGAGTTTCCGGATTCGGTGACCGAGCGCGGCGTCAAGCATCTGGTCGAATTGGGAAACATGGTCGCCGCCGGCCACCGCGCCGTCATGCTCTATCTGATCCAGCGCGCCGACGCCCAGAGCTTCACGTTCGCAGCCGACATCGACCCGCGCTACGCGGCGGCGTTTCAAGTGGCACGCGAAGCGGGCGTCGAAGCCATCGCTTATGCTTGCGAGCTGTCGCCCGCGGAGATCACGGTCGCGCGCCGCGTTCCACTTCGCTTTTAG